The genomic DNA AGGGCTGATTTTCTTTTGATGATTAGCCTGCCCTTTCATACTAGGGTAAAAATACGCAATAACAATATAAGGCGCGATTCACGCGCTTTTGATGTTTGTCGATGACCCTACAATCTTTACAGGTCGGCAAGCATTGTGACTTCTGAATGATAGGTACGAGACATGATCATCAATAAATTTTCTCTGAAATGGATGCTAGTAATCGCAGTGGCGATCCCTGTGATTGCGCTACTGTTTGTGGCTTTCACCAGTTTAAACACTATGTCAGCTATGCAAGCTCAATCCAACAGCTTGTATGCCAACACAGCAGCTCCGATGCGCGCAATGGCAGAGGCAACGTCGCGTATTCCTCGGATGCGAGTTGGGATTGATATGATGTTGCTGCAAGAAACAGCACTCAAAGATGCGAAAGGGGTGTTAAAACGAGTCGAAGAGGCTCGTACCGAAGATATCCCAGAAATGCGCCAAGCAATGCAACTCGCGGTCGATTCTCAGGTGAACCCAGAACTTAAAGAGCAGGCACGTAAACTTCAAGCTCGCTTTGAACAAATGGTTCGTGAAGAGTTAGAACCTATGTTACAAGCCTTTGCGAATAACGATATGACCACTGCGCAAAATATTTACCGCGATAAATACGCTCCGACCTATGGTGAAATGCGTAAACAAGCTAATCAAATCCTTGATACGCTTTTGCAGCAAGCGGAGCAGCAAAACCTAGCCAGTGTGGAAAGTTTTGAAGCAGGGCGCACCAAAAAAATGGTAATTATTGCGGCAGGGTTGGTGATTTCGTTTATCACTTCATTAATCATCATTACTAACTTACGCAGTCGAGTGGCTTACCTGAAAGATCGCATGAGTTCTGCAGCGGCTAATCTTTCACTGCGTACCCGATTGGAGTTGGATGGTAACGATGAACTGTGTGACATCGGCAACAGCTTCAATGCGTTTATTGATAAAGTACATCATTCGATTGAAGAAGTGGCAGAAAACTCAAAAGAACTGGCGACGATGGCTTCTAGTGTGTCGCAGCGCGCGCACATGACTCAGTCTAACTGTGCTTCACAGCGAGACAGAACGGTGCAAGTGGCGACTGCTATTCATGAGCTAGGTGCGACAGTTTCTGAAATTGCTTCCAATGCAGCTATGGCTGCCGATGTCGCGAAGCAAGCGACATTACATTCTGGTGAAGGGAAAAAAGTGGTGGGTGAAGTTCAAAATCGGATCCAAACTCTGGTGAATGAACTTGATAATGCCACTCAAGTCGTCGCGTCATTGGCGACCCAAATCAACGGTATTAGCTCAACACTCGATACCATTCGCAGCATTTCTGAACAGACTAACCTATTGGCACTTAACGCTGCGATTGAAGCGGCGCGAGCGGGTGAGCAAGGTCGTGGTTTTGCGGTGGTCGCGGATGAAGTTCGTACACTGGCAAGTCGTTCGGCGGCATCAACGGAAGAGATCCAGCAAGTGATTAATCGCCTCCAAACCGAGTCAACTCGCGCAGTGGAAGCAATGGAAAAAGGTCGCTCACAAAGTGATGCAGTGGTCGAATTCTCCGCGAAAGCGAACCAATCTCTCTCCGAGATCAACAGCCAAATTGACCAGATTAATGATCAGAACATTCAAGTTGCGACAGCAACTGAAGAACAATCAACCGTGGTGGAAGACATTAACCGTAACGTTGAAGACATTAACCAACTGACGACAGAAACCTCGCATGTCGCGGATGAGTTAAGTCGAGCCAGTGCCAACTTGCAACGTTTGTCTTCACAGTTGGATAAATTGGTGGGCAGTTTTGAGCTGTAAGTTGATTTACTGAGCTAACCTCATTTTTCCCAGCCCCAACCAGCGTTGGGGTTGTTTTTTGTGTTCATAAATATGGCTGTTAATTTCTCTGTTATGTCAAAAAAGGGGCACCCGAAGGTGCCCAAATCCACGGAAGAAGAAAGAATTACAGTTTGACTTTGACGGTTGTGGTAGTGACTGCGCCGCGGTCATCCATCACTTTGAGCCGCACATCATGGTGACCATAGCTTGGGAAAATCGCAGTAAACATGCGACCACGCTTGATTTTACCATTCGGCAGTGTCCATTCGGTGTCAACAATACGGCCATCACTGTCGGTGCTGGTTGACCACATGGTGACCCAGCGACCTAAATGGATATAGTTGGCACTGGCTTGTGGTAACGCATTCGGTGTGTCCACTTTAATGGTTTGCTGATGAGTATCGCTATCGCCTTTGTCATCCGTCACCGTCAAAGTGACCGAGTAACTGCCCGCTTTGGTATAAGACCAAGTTGGAGCGGCTTCGGTACTGGTTTTACCGTTACCAAAATCCCACAAATAGCTGACGATATTGCCATCGCTATCACTACTGGTGTTTTGTGACGTCACAGAGAGCCCCTCGACTTTCAGTTCAAAGCGAGCCACAGGCGCGATATTTTCCGTGGTGACTTTCGACAAGCGAACAACACCGTACTCATTCTCTTTACTTTGTGAGAGCAGGTCGATCTTCAAACCAAATGGCATTACTTTGCGGCCAGAATCTGGAGCTTGAGGCGAGCTGTAATCTTGATCGTCCGAGAACGAGGCATTCGCGGTTAAGTTCATATCTTCCAGCGTATTGCCATCAGCCGTGACCAGTTTGAGCGGCGCTTGATCAAAGAGTGAGAAGGTTGCATCACGCACTTGGAAACGCGTTTGTGCCACTTCCCCTGTTTTTGACCAGATCAAGGCATTTTGGTCGGCATCGACAACGCCTAGCCAGCCTTCACCCGGATGTTTGCCAACCCAGTTATCCGCGTAAGATTCGTCCACATACCACACCAGCAAGCCCGGTTCGAATGACATCAGTTGCCCGAAGCGTTTCAAATTGGCTAAGCCTTGGTCTACGTCATTGTGGCTTCGCCATTGCAGCAAGTAATAGTGATTGGCTTCGTGGAAGCCACCATTTTTGGTGAAACCTTGGAACGCAAAGCTGGATGTGCCTTCTGCGTTATCGATCAAGCTCTGATTACCATCCACCTCAAGGCGTAAGTCATCGACATACAGACCTTCCATGGCCAGACCGCCATCCGTCAAATAATCAAATGCCAGCTCAACGGTTTGGCCTGTCCAAGCCGAGAGATCAAATTGCGCATCTACCCAGCCATCAGATTGGCCTGAGATCGCAGGCACTAAACCTGATTTAAACGGATCATCCATCGTCGTGATATTACCGGCAATCGGTTTACCGTTAATCAGCACACGCGCGTAGTCGTAATCTTTTTCAATCTGGAACCACGCTTTAAAGCGCAACGTGGCTTGGCTACCTGCTGGGATCGTCAATGGACGGCTCATGCGGTTTTTCAGATCATCGCCACGGTTCGAGTAGAAGGAGAACTCGCCTTCAGCAGGTTTAATGCCATCAACCCGTTTCATCGGCAGAGTCACTTTCACCATGTTCGGGCGTGAGTTATCTGTGGTTTGGAACAGCGTAACCACGCGCGGTTTGGCTTCTAACTCATTAATCGAAAGCTGCTCATGGTTAATCCAGCGTCCGCCAATCGAGTTTTGTAAGAACTGCTTAGCCCATGAACTGAAAGCGGTGGGCTGTGTACCGCCAATTTTGCCCGCCCAACTGCCAGATGACATGATTGACCAATAAGAGACGGGCTCTCCCGTACCTGTGTACTGGGTGTCATATTCATCGGGCAGACCTAAATCGTGACCATATTCGTGGGCACACACGCCGGCGGCCGCATCAATCGGTTGAATGGTGTAATCAAAGGCAGCGAATTGGCCATTGAAGCGTCCTGGAACGTTGCTTTTCGTGCCTTCAAGAACATGATAGCGGCCGAGGTTAAAGCGGTGTGACCAAATCGCATCCGCGCCCAACACACCACCACCCGCTTCTTCACCAACAGAGGCATGGAAAATCATCAAGTGGTCTATCACGCCATCTGGCTCACGGAAATTACCGTTACCGTTGTAGTCATAGCGATCTTCGATATCGTAATCGGCAAGGTTAATGTTTGGGTCGCGCGCAAGTTGATCCAGTGCTTCGCGAACCAGCTCCCGAGCATTCATATCATTATTGGTACCGGGAGAGTTGCCACCGTAATAAGCCGCATTTTTTGAGGCACGATACCATCCTGCTGCTTGACCGGAGACACTGTAGCTGTTGCCAGATTCACTCTCGTAATATTGACGCATTGAGATAAAGTTTTCACCGTTTGGACCGGTATAGCCTTTGTCCGAGAACAGCAAATCTTGGTAGTGAGAAGGCTCATAACGATCGTAGAGCATCTCAGTATGCTCTTTAGTCAAGCGGTTATCATCCCAAGGAAGATCCGGGAAATCGATCAATAGCGCGAGCACTTTGTCCGTGCGCTTTTGACCAACATCTAAAGCAAAAACACGCGCCTTGTGCGGGCCTTTTTGCTTATCGATCACTTTAAGAATTTTCGCACGCTGCTCGAGCGCTTTCTTACCAAATTGCGCATCACCTTTGAAGCCGGAGCGAATTTTCTCCTCCAGATAACGTTCTAGCGCAATACGTTTATCAACGTCAGAGGCATCGGCAGGAATTTGTCCGGTGCGGACTAACATTTCAATTAATTTATCCTCATTCACCACGCCTAAATCAATGGGTGTTTGAGCATATAATCCACTGCTGAAAAAACTGGCTACGGCGGCAGCTAATAGCGTTTTTTTGATCGTTTTCATTTTATTTCCTTAATATTTCCTTATTTAAGGTGTGAAAAGGCCAGCCGAAAATAACAATCTTCGGTTAACCAGATTGGGTGATGGTTATGGCGATTTTGGATTAATACAGCGTGGCTTTAATTCAGGGTTTTCACCTAAAGAAGAGGATTCGCTATCAGCTTTGATATCGTTATTCTTATTATTAAACCTTTGCTGTAAGTAGAGGGATAATGCTTTTTGTTGCTGCTCATAAGAAAGCCCTTCGCAGATAATGCCTTGTTCAATCAAGGCATTAATTAGCTTTTCATCATTAGGCTGGGCATTAGCAAATAATAAGGTGGAATAGCAGATTACCCATAATCCAAATAGGGTGCGCATAGTACACATCCATATGTAAAGTATTTGTAACAATTTATGGCTGGCGATAATTCATAGCAAGTCTGAATTATTCATTGTTTGGCATGACATCACATTTACAACAAACTCAGTGAACAAATTACCAATCGGTTAAATTACAAATATGACAATTAAATATTCACATGATTAGCATTAATAAATAATATCTATGTCGATATAAAATATCGTAATTGTTAGTTTGGTCTTGTAAATGGTGTAATTGTTTTTCAAGAGGAAATCTGCGAGAAATGAGCGTTCTATGAATATATGTAAAATGCCATTAATTTATTGACGAATAAACAAAGGGAAATAATTTGATCTTGCTTCATTTATTTCCTTTCTATTTGAATCTGCGGTGGTGTTGGCTTCGTTCACCCCAATCATATAGTTTGTCTATGCTCATAGGGATGAACTCACTTACCGCCCACCTGCAACTACAAGTGGCTTGGGGATAGTTTCGGTATGGGCAATATTCGATTTAACTGAAAAAGCTCGGTGTTAATCTGTTACAAAGAGGGGGTTGGGCAACGAATCGAGAGCGGATTGAAGCCTTATACTGCAAGCGTTGGCTAGAATTCAGTTATATTTTTCACCCCGTATTGCACCCTGTAACTAAACATGCTTTATTGAAATCAGAAATACTTTTTTACAGGGCGTGGTTATGTGTCGCTGGCTGGCTTATCAAGGGAGCCCCATCTATTTAGAGCAGTTGGTTTATCAACCAGAGCATTCGTTAGTTCACCAAAGTCTGGAAGCGCGTAAAGCGGTAACACGAGTCAACGCGGATGGATTTGGCCTAGGTTGGTACACAGAGCGCAGCACGCCGGGACGCTTCCACGAAGTGTTACCGGCTTGGGGAGATGAGAATCTACGCTCATTGGCTCACCATATTCGCTCACATCGCTTTATGGCTCACGTTCGTTCATCGACGGGCACGCAAGTATCGCGTTCAAACTGTCATCCCTTCATGTATAACCACTGGATGTTTCTGCATAACGGCCAAATTGGTGACTATTGCGCAGTGAAATATGAGCTGGAGCGCTCACTGCCTGAGCATTTATACATTCGGCGCATCGGTACGACAGACAGCGAATTGATTTTCTTGTTGATGCTCAAAAATGGTTTAGAGCGAGATCCGGTGGCATCCATTCGCCAAACCATTGCGGAAATAGAAGCCTTGATGGTCGTAAAAAGCGTCGTGTTACCGTTTAAAGCCTCTATTTGTCTCTCTGATGGTCAACAGTTTTGGCTGGTTCGTTACAGTACCGATGGTCAACCGCCGACGGTTTACCGCAAACCTTGGCAAGATGGAATCATCTTAGCTTCCGAACCCTTGGATGCTTGTCCTAATTGGTTATTGGTAGAGCCGCAAACCATTACGCATGTGCTTGGGGCAGAGTGTCAGTCATACCTTATTTAAGCTATACCCTTCCTACTTGAAGCTGCAGCGGTGTTGGCTACATTCGTTCTCCCCAATCACATAGTCTATCTATGCTCATGGGGATTATGAGAGCCATCCTTGGCTCTCACCAAAGGCCAGCCGATGGCTGTGCAAATTTGTTCCAGACAAATTTGTCACTCACTTGCCACCTACCTGCAACTCCAAGTGGTTTGGGTATAAATCAAATTCATTAAATGAATCTTGTAGACCCTTGCTATTGATAAGAATTGGCGAGGGTTTGTGCATTTCTAAATTGTTCAACGATATCTTCCCTCACACAGTTGCATTGCCAAGTTGGTTTTGATTATAGTACGCACTCTCTTAATGAGAATAAGTATCAAAATGATTCCGCTTGCTTATCTCAACCACCTTCGGAAGGAACATATGAAATCTCGTATTCATTGGGCTGCATTAGGATTATTGGCTGCGTTTGCTGCACAAGCAGAGACAGTAACGATTGAACATCGCTTGGGTAAAACCACCCTTGAGCAGAAACCGCAACGTGTAGTGGTTATTGGTGTGGGTGCTCTGGACGCTATCGACAGTTTCGGTATTGAGCCAGTTGCTGTTTCCAAATTTGATGGTACTCCTGACTATCTTGCCAAATACAAGAGTGATAAGTATCCAAGTGCAGGTTCGTTGTTTGAGCCAGATTTTGAAACGATTTATACCCAAAAACCGGATCTGATTGTGATTGGGCCGCGTGCATCGAAAAGCTACGACGAGCTATCAAAAATTGCACCGACCATCGTTTTTGCTGCTGAAGCTGACCAAGGTTATTGGGAAAGCACTCAACAGCAGTGGCGTAATCTAGGCAAAGTGTTTGCGATTGAACCTGCGGTCGAGGCCAAAATTGAGCAAGTTGACGCGCAATTTAAATCCATCATGCAATACAACCAACAACATAAAAGTGATGTGATGTTGGTCATGAGCTCTGGCGGCAACCTGACGACTTTTGGTGCCAATTCACGCTTCTCTTCGGTGTACAAAGATTTTGGATTTAGTGAAACCGTGCCAGTCAGCAAAGAGAGCAGCCATGGTGATCTGATCTCATTTGAGTACATCCGTGAACACAACCCGAAAACCTTGCTGGTGGTTGACCGAGATAAAGTGGTTACTAAAGGTGAAACCAATATTCGTCAAACCTTTGAAAATGATCTGGTTAAAGCCACCACAGCTTACAAAAACGGCCATATTGCTTATCTCGATGTGAATGCTTGGTACATCGCTATCTCTGGCGTGAAAGCGACAGAGCAGATGGTTGCCGACATGAAAGCGTCAGTTGGTATGCAGTAGATAAGCACGGAGGAGGGGGAACTCTCCTCTTGCTGACAGGCTGAGGTTTACTTTGAAAAAGTTATTGCTTGTTTTAGTTGTTATTAGTTTTTGTTCCCTGTTTGTTGGCGTGGGCAATTTATCCCTCGCAGCCTTGTTTCAAGGTGATGAGTCAGCTTGGCAGTTACTGCTGAC from Vibrio tarriae includes the following:
- the vctP gene encoding siderophore ABC transporter substrate-binding protein gives rise to the protein MKSRIHWAALGLLAAFAAQAETVTIEHRLGKTTLEQKPQRVVVIGVGALDAIDSFGIEPVAVSKFDGTPDYLAKYKSDKYPSAGSLFEPDFETIYTQKPDLIVIGPRASKSYDELSKIAPTIVFAAEADQGYWESTQQQWRNLGKVFAIEPAVEAKIEQVDAQFKSIMQYNQQHKSDVMLVMSSGGNLTTFGANSRFSSVYKDFGFSETVPVSKESSHGDLISFEYIREHNPKTLLVVDRDKVVTKGETNIRQTFENDLVKATTAYKNGHIAYLDVNAWYIAISGVKATEQMVADMKASVGMQ
- the prtV gene encoding M6 family metalloprotease PrtV, producing MKTIKKTLLAAAVASFFSSGLYAQTPIDLGVVNEDKLIEMLVRTGQIPADASDVDKRIALERYLEEKIRSGFKGDAQFGKKALEQRAKILKVIDKQKGPHKARVFALDVGQKRTDKVLALLIDFPDLPWDDNRLTKEHTEMLYDRYEPSHYQDLLFSDKGYTGPNGENFISMRQYYESESGNSYSVSGQAAGWYRASKNAAYYGGNSPGTNNDMNARELVREALDQLARDPNINLADYDIEDRYDYNGNGNFREPDGVIDHLMIFHASVGEEAGGGVLGADAIWSHRFNLGRYHVLEGTKSNVPGRFNGQFAAFDYTIQPIDAAAGVCAHEYGHDLGLPDEYDTQYTGTGEPVSYWSIMSSGSWAGKIGGTQPTAFSSWAKQFLQNSIGGRWINHEQLSINELEAKPRVVTLFQTTDNSRPNMVKVTLPMKRVDGIKPAEGEFSFYSNRGDDLKNRMSRPLTIPAGSQATLRFKAWFQIEKDYDYARVLINGKPIAGNITTMDDPFKSGLVPAISGQSDGWVDAQFDLSAWTGQTVELAFDYLTDGGLAMEGLYVDDLRLEVDGNQSLIDNAEGTSSFAFQGFTKNGGFHEANHYYLLQWRSHNDVDQGLANLKRFGQLMSFEPGLLVWYVDESYADNWVGKHPGEGWLGVVDADQNALIWSKTGEVAQTRFQVRDATFSLFDQAPLKLVTADGNTLEDMNLTANASFSDDQDYSSPQAPDSGRKVMPFGLKIDLLSQSKENEYGVVRLSKVTTENIAPVARFELKVEGLSVTSQNTSSDSDGNIVSYLWDFGNGKTSTEAAPTWSYTKAGSYSVTLTVTDDKGDSDTHQQTIKVDTPNALPQASANYIHLGRWVTMWSTSTDSDGRIVDTEWTLPNGKIKRGRMFTAIFPSYGHHDVRLKVMDDRGAVTTTTVKVKL
- a CDS encoding class II glutamine amidotransferase; protein product: MCRWLAYQGSPIYLEQLVYQPEHSLVHQSLEARKAVTRVNADGFGLGWYTERSTPGRFHEVLPAWGDENLRSLAHHIRSHRFMAHVRSSTGTQVSRSNCHPFMYNHWMFLHNGQIGDYCAVKYELERSLPEHLYIRRIGTTDSELIFLLMLKNGLERDPVASIRQTIAEIEALMVVKSVVLPFKASICLSDGQQFWLVRYSTDGQPPTVYRKPWQDGIILASEPLDACPNWLLVEPQTITHVLGAECQSYLI
- a CDS encoding methyl-accepting chemotaxis protein, whose amino-acid sequence is MIINKFSLKWMLVIAVAIPVIALLFVAFTSLNTMSAMQAQSNSLYANTAAPMRAMAEATSRIPRMRVGIDMMLLQETALKDAKGVLKRVEEARTEDIPEMRQAMQLAVDSQVNPELKEQARKLQARFEQMVREELEPMLQAFANNDMTTAQNIYRDKYAPTYGEMRKQANQILDTLLQQAEQQNLASVESFEAGRTKKMVIIAAGLVISFITSLIIITNLRSRVAYLKDRMSSAAANLSLRTRLELDGNDELCDIGNSFNAFIDKVHHSIEEVAENSKELATMASSVSQRAHMTQSNCASQRDRTVQVATAIHELGATVSEIASNAAMAADVAKQATLHSGEGKKVVGEVQNRIQTLVNELDNATQVVASLATQINGISSTLDTIRSISEQTNLLALNAAIEAARAGEQGRGFAVVADEVRTLASRSAASTEEIQQVINRLQTESTRAVEAMEKGRSQSDAVVEFSAKANQSLSEINSQIDQINDQNIQVATATEEQSTVVEDINRNVEDINQLTTETSHVADELSRASANLQRLSSQLDKLVGSFEL